CCTGGATCTGCGCGTTGAGTCGCGTCAGCAGGTCCGCACGGTCGTCCTGGAGGCCCTGGGTCACCAGCCAGCGCGACAACACGTCCTGCACGGGCTCGCGTTCCGGGTGCAACTCGACGAACGCGAATCGGCGCCGCATCGCGGCGTCGAGCATCGCGATCGAACGGTCTGCGGTGTTCATCGTGCCGATGACGAAGATGTTGCTCGGCAGGGTGAACGGCTCGTCGCTGTAGAGCAGGGAGATCTCGCTGTCGCGGTACTCGAGCAGGAAGTACAGCTCGCCGAAGACCTTGGCGATGTTGCCACGGTTGATCTCGTCGATGACCAAGAAGTAGTTCGCCTCCGGGTTGGCGGCTGCTGCATCAGCGAGGCGCCGCAGCGGGCCCTTCCGGAGCGTGAAGGCGAGGTTGCCGCTGTCGTCGTTGGCGACGGGGCGGAAGCCCTCGAAGAAGTCCTCGTACGAGTACGTCGGGTGGAACTGCACGATGGTGGTCTCGCCGTCGGTGCCGTCCGTCACGTGCTTCGACAGGGCCTGTGCGAGGAACGTCTTGCCGGTACCGGGAGGTCCGTAGAGGATGACCTGCTTTCGGCGCTCGATGAGGTCGAGGGTGTCCTGCAGCCACCGTTGAGGTATGTGCAGCGCGTCGGTCAGTTCCTGCACGGCCCTGGGAAACGGAGCGTGCTGCTGCGGTAGGTGCCGGTCAGACTGCGAGTCCTCTCGATCGTCGAGACTCGGGCCAACCTCGTCGTTGCCCGACCACCGCACTCTGAGCGGGTCGCGGTAGTACGCCGCCGGCTCGTTGTTCTTGGTCTGCAGGGCCAGGGTGATCTCGAGGAACTCGCGGTCTGGGTCGTCTCCGACCTCGACATCCTTCAGGTCACCGGCCACTTCCCCTCGGAAAGCTTCACGGATGCGCTCTCGGTCGGTACCGGAGACGACTTCGCCGAACGACTCGGGGTGCACGAGGTACAGGAGCTCGTTGCGTTGCGTCGGGAACGGAGTCCCCGGAACGCCCATGACGAAGTCGCGCCACGACCAGGGGTCTTCAAGCAATGCATCGCGCTCGTCGTCGTCGAGGC
The sequence above is drawn from the Curtobacterium sp. L6-1 genome and encodes:
- a CDS encoding AAA family ATPase, producing MTDQQLQDQRLVAALHQLADQSEPQRRKDTWEAVVAQIPMSESEETHVRSRPQARGFNAFLFGTSMLGRAGLLNKSGDGRWSITDLGRTAINEMSDPTLLRKEASRKARVNTKLLFADREARLAVAILAPDAGSERIRAASERFTERGLRQLTSVFAEHRTVWRTEVTEEIIKCFVKQETASGESFVDQLRQQFADASDDARLLMSELIAWQVLPLQNPGERKKRERVQALLDLMDETVLIPASIDDAFRSWSFNPGQGMLQNIHSALSLVVRLVDAWVRLDDDERDALLEDPWSWRDFVMGVPGTPFPTQRNELLYLVHPESFGEVVSGTDRERIREAFRGEVAGDLKDVEVGDDPDREFLEITLALQTKNNEPAAYYRDPLRVRWSGNDEVGPSLDDREDSQSDRHLPQQHAPFPRAVQELTDALHIPQRWLQDTLDLIERRKQVILYGPPGTGKTFLAQALSKHVTDGTDGETTIVQFHPTYSYEDFFEGFRPVANDDSGNLAFTLRKGPLRRLADAAAANPEANYFLVIDEINRGNIAKVFGELYFLLEYRDSEISLLYSDEPFTLPSNIFVIGTMNTADRSIAMLDAAMRRRFAFVELHPEREPVQDVLSRWLVTQGLQDDRADLLTRLNAQIQDHDAKVGPSFLMRDLAGTGLQDVWRYEILPLLAEHHYGEGVDLEARYGLKTLRRQATPPVSDGAEGASVDD